A part of Cryptococcus neoformans var. neoformans JEC21 chromosome 4 sequence genomic DNA contains:
- a CDS encoding expressed protein — translation MMSEAFLLSTHSYAPSSPDPTHLRLLAFSVAEAALQSDPNSPPISLTMDKAPVLPEIPHNLCDWPIQVEDVEEDWIEDRWRDTEHERRTQWEMGQKETGMKKSALGKILSGSPFSPSYYGFSLPRNSSLAATASDCVWDDLYERPKIASGKPTKEIRRQRLRSCTHFTDPCSFLPTSSQPDRRHPSPDFEPRLAARKCSTHPGQGPVSNKHSSIKSDMFHPNQPIDSPPCTNVRLPSLAQIHAKMGSPARQQSASGMGAVRMDTSESIEILQTPTEEYTSSRIEARLALSTVLHRRPSTPPSPVTMSAVSSPKEKEAPRLAPFLRERTNGRISGRPSSMPPMTFPAEHMTSLADLGKSHYTPPKSAVMVTPPKNRYKFEGGGDVPEPVRPPLIQSISGGTPVSRIGGSSFPHMTTTPSSERTAVSPTYITSPTGSASSTMSIPRITCTPAPVKVVKDGLEIDSDEDEGDVVLFEADTCGSERGKPSLLQAAQEKERVARAAAMKKRLLQRRMSN, via the exons ATGATGTCGGAAGCTTTCCTTCTATCTACCCATTCGTACGCCCCATCCTCCCCTGATCCCACTCATCTCCGccttcttgccttttcAGTCGCAGAAGCTGCTTTACAGTCTGATCCCAACTCTCCGCCCATCTCCCTGACTATGGACAAAGCACCTGTTCTGCCAGAAATCCCGCATAACTTATGTGACTGGCCTATTCAggtggaagatgtcgaGGAAGACTGGATTGAAGATCGATGGCGCGACACAGAGCATGAAAGACGGACTCAATGGGAAATGGGCCAAAAGGAAAcggggatgaagaagt CTGCTCTCGGGAAAATACTGTCAGGAagtcccttctctccctcatACTACGGCTTCAGTCTTCCTCGCAATTCGTCTCTGGCAGCGACTGCGTCGGACTGTGTCTGGGACGATCTTTATGAGAGACCCAAAATTGCTTCCGGAAAGCCAACAAAAGAAATCAGGAGACAGCGTCTTCGGTCTTGCACTCACTTTACGGACCCATGTTCTTTCTTGCCAACTTCGTCTCAACCCGATCGGCGGCACCCATCTCCCGATTTTGAGCCCCGTCTTGCTGCAAGGAAGTGCTCGACCCATCCGGGGCAGGGGCCAGTCAGCAACAAACATTCAAGTATAAAATCTGATATGTTTCATCCTAACCAACCTATTGACTCCCCTCCTTGTACAAATGTACGCCTTCCGAGTCTTGCTCAGATACACGCCAAGATGGGTTCTCCAGCTCGCCAACAAAGTGCATCTGGAATGGGCGCCGTCCGTATGGATACTTCTGAATCCATTGAAATTTTACAGACTCCAACTGAGGAATATACTTCCTCACGCATCGAAGCCCGTCTGGCTTTATCCACGGTTCTCCATCGTCGACCTTCTACTCCTCCGAGCCCAGTTACTATGTCCGCTGTGTCATCAccgaaagagaaggaagcacCGCGCCTAGCGCCTTTTTTGCGTGAACGCACCAATGGTCGTATATCTGGTCGACCTTCCTCCATGCCCCCAATGACGTTTCCTGCTGAACATATGACTTCATTGGCAGATCTTGGGAAAAGTCATTATACTCCACCAAAGTCCGCAGTGATGGTAACTCCTCCGAAAAATCGATACAAATttgaaggtggaggtgacGTTCCTGAGCCTGTTCGCCCCCCTCTTATCCAGTCTATATCCGGCGGCACCCCGGTCTCTCGTATTGGTGGTTCAAGCTTTCCACACATGACTACTACTCCATCCTCTGAGCGGACAGCCGTCTCTCCGACATACATCACTTCCCCCACCGGCAGTGCTAGCTCAACAATGTCTATTCCCAGAATTACATGCACTCCCGCACCTGTCAAGGTTGTAAAGGATGGATTAGAGATTGATTCtgacgaggacgaaggTGATGTTGTTCTTTTTGAGGCGGATACTTGCGGCTCCGAACGAGGAAAACCGTCCTTGTTGCAAGCGGCacaggaaaaagaaagggtGGCGCGAGCCGCCGCtatgaagaaaaggctATTACAACGCCGAATGTCCAATTGA
- a CDS encoding phospholipid-translocating ATPase, putative encodes MTSSSTYQSHGQPSTSTTHLSARLSSRSSFEHQGTDDESLDVFDPMSIDPDLRLRTVKTAHSVLAESIRSEALAEKREKRRRLFRSMKRKASDIGKGTLKRKGPAGDNGKPDSGKTEAGNTDAISTAGSLTSQPPPITPPEHQHQSGKTKGKAKNRKAELPRRTVYVNIPLPSSLRNSQGEPVVRYVRNKVRTSKYSLITFIPKNLLEQFRRVANIYFLFLVILQLFSIFGAPNAQIGMLPLLAILGMTAIKDAFEDWRRAKLDNEVNNSATTKLGAWKNVNQPKDPRNFVEKLFGLGPNPNKTSKGVQKLRAREANQGNQMVLDSRRAEEQDPLEDLAVSDKESYPLGPMSRAEFSTVSAVDSTSDSLALEGYRRSFSAGISRSSLPSMMSRKSVGVVDWSRSVPGAAQWERTLWKKLEVGDFVLLRDNEQVPADVIVLSTSNADALCFVETKNLDGETNLKIRRSLKATSAITSEEDLEHAHFVVDSEAPHANLYSYNGVLRYTPTDQYGKQMEEKQEAITINELLLRGCTLRNTKWVIGMVIFTGSDTKIMLNGGETPSKRSKIEKETILCLITAILHGWYRSLSGTSADWYEPDAEASDNIYVDSVIIFFSCLLIFQNIVPISLYITVEIVKTIQAYFIFQDVEMYYEPYDTPCVPKTWDISDDLGQIEYIFSDKTGTLTQNIMEFKKCSIHGVPFGEGMTEAMMGAKKRDGQDISTAMEDQEDELQVLKEKMLELMTGVMDNRYLRQDKLTLIAPDLVQHLTTPSDPLRSPIIDFFRALAVCHSVLADTPDQSKPFELEYKAESPDEAALVAAARDIGFPFVSKNSHFLEIVVLGKPEKWIPLRMLEFSSSRKRMSVVARDPNGKIVLFCKGADSVIYNRLSVNHDQELKDATLKDLETFANGGLRTLCIAYRNLSEEEFSDWSKKYDAASAATVDREGEIEKACDLVEHSLTILGATALEDKLQEGVPDAIATLHRAGIKLWILTGDKLQTAIEIGYSCNLLTNDMEVMIISADSEDGARQQIEAGLNKIASVVGPPPTTSGGRIMTAGMNPAVKFAVVIDGESLRYALEPSLKSLFLSLGTQCAAVICCRVSPSQKASTVRLVKEGCNAMTLAIGDGANDVAMIQEANIGVGLYGLEGSQAAMSADYAFGQFRFLTRLLLVHGRWSYVRVADMHANFFYKNIIFTVSMFWFFIFSSFDATYLFEYTLLLMYNLFFTSLPVGFLGAFDQDVNPTAAMVFPQLYKRGIASLEYTRTRFWLYMFDGLYQSAVIFFIPYFAYGTGESWSSQGRDTNSLWDIGTTVACAGVLSANGYVSINIRYWTVMTWIINVASTLLIYIYIPIYSAVTALPYAGEVGVIYPTFSFWAVILIATIIAIGPRWLVRSFKQSYFPQDKDIIREAWVTGQLKRDLGIKSRKQKRRQNKEKADAARCEENEQELEDVPGLELVTGKDLVQQFQKGNMEGDAFRGLYEPAATYSPRKEAVRSPLMSEESSPRNMRAYHPAYTNYSTNDISSIRQIQTSIPPPFTARTSFNSAEQPSPLGQSIASSDHSFQNPLRTYDCHPSPSSIHQVEAEISREVGRLKRTSKDIQRASSLYDKEEESVRMSRASLFSQKGFEALPQSGDSRGSISNLSRKQSISVLGGSVPASWKDSSPLSNVDELGRGNLSSMRGALDVTAKHSELFENRVENQSWRPSDDHLLYARERSSSAVQQTKNIFDFTDASSSQWGAEASKKDNEWEGAGYAI; translated from the exons AtgacttcctcctccacttaTCAATCTCACGGCCAGCCGTCAACTTCCACAACACACCTTTCTGCTCGTCTTTCCTCCCGCTCCTCTTTTGAACATCAAGGTacagatgatgagagcCTTGATGTCTTCGATCCAATGTCCATTGATCCCGATTTACGCTTAAGAACTGTCAAGACAGCGCACTCGGTTCTCGCGGAGTCAATCCGCTCGGAAGCCCTCGCTGAAAAAAGGGAGAAGCGGAGACGGCTATTCAGGTccatgaagaggaaagcaTCTGATATAGGGAAAGGCACGCTGAAGCGCAAGGGGCCTGCTGGTGATAACGGAAAGCCGGACTCTGGGAAAACAGAGGCGGGCAATACAGATGCTATATCAACTGCAGGATCTTTGACATCTCAGCCTCCACCGATTACTCCCCCTGAACACCAACACCAATCCGGAAAGACAAAAGGCAAGGCAAAAAATCGAAAAGCGGAACTTCCCCGGCGAACTGTCTACGTTAacattcctcttccgtcaTCCCTTCGCAACTCCCAAGGCGAGCCTGTAGTCAGATATGTCCGAAACAAGGTTCGAACATCCAAATATTCCTTGATAACGTTCATTCCCAAGAATCTTCTGGAACAGTTTCGTCGTGTCGCCAACATTTATTTCCTATTTCTCGTGATCCTCCAATTATTTTCAATATTTGGAGCACCCAACGCGCAGATTGGGATGCTACCTCTTTTGGCGATTTTAGGCATGACGGCTATTAAGGATGCCTTCGAGGACTGGAGAAGAGCGAAATTGGATAATGAGGTGAACAATTCTGCAACAACAAAATTGGGGGCTTGGAAAAATGTGAATCAGCCAAAGGATCCCAGAAATTTCGTGGAGAAACTATTTGGGCTGGGACCTA ACCCGAACAAGACATCAAAAGGCGTCCAAAAGCTCCGAGCACGTGAGGCAAATCAAGGTAACCAAATGGTGCTCGATTCCCGTAGGGCGGAGGAGCAAGACCCACTTGAAGACTTGGCCGTTAGCGACAAAGAATCCTATCCTCTTGGTCCTATGTCTCGTGCGGAGTTTTCCACAGTCTCGGCGGTAGATTCAACCTCTGATTCTTTAGCTCTCGAAGGGTATCGCCGGTCATTCTCGGCCGGGATATCTAGGTCAAGTCTACCTAGCATGATGTCTAGGAAAAGCGTCGGTGTCGTGGACTGGAGCAGGTCTGTACCAGGAGCTGCGCAATGGGAGAGGACCCTCTG GAAAAAGCTTGAAGTGGGCGATTTTGTTCTTCTGCGCGACAATGAACAAGTTCCGGCGGATGTCATTGTTTTATCCACTTCCAATGCGGACGCCCTTTGCTTTGTTGAGACCAAGAACCTTGATGGAGAGACGAACCTCAAAATTAGACGTTCTCTAAAAGCTACTTCAGCCATCActtcagaagaagatcttgaGCACGCGCATTTCGTGGTGGATTCTGAGGCGCCCCATGCCAATCTTTATTCTTACAACGGTGTGTTGAGATACACTCCCACAGACCAGTACGGGAAgcagatggaagaaaagcaagaagcaaTCACCATCAACGAGTTATTACTGAGGGGCTGTACGCTAAGGAACACAAAATGGGTGATCGGGATGGTGATTTTCACAGGATCAGATACGAAAATCATGCTTAACGGCGGAGAGACACC ATCCAAGCGAAGTaagattgaaaaggaaaCCA TTTTATGCCTCATTACGGCCATCCTTC ATGGTTGGTATCGCTCTCTGTCCGGTACCAGTGCCGACTGGTATGAACCCGACGCTGAGGCCAGTGACAATATATACGTTGACTCTGTCATAATCTTTTT TTCTTGCCTGTTGATCTTTCAGAACATCGTTCCTATATCTTTATATATCACTGTAGAGATTGTTAAAACA ATTCAGGCATATTTCATTTTTCAAGACGTTGAAATGTATTACGAACCTT ACGACACCCCTTGCGTGCCGAAGACCTGGGATATCTCGGATGACCTGGGTCAAATTGAATACATTTTTTCCGATAAGACTGGCACGCTCACACAGAACATCATGGAGTTCAAGAAATGTTCCATCCACGGCGTGCCTTTCGGAGAAGGTATGACAGAGGCGATGATGGGTGCCAAAAAACGGGATGGGCAAGACATCAGCACAGCAATGGAAGATCAGGAAGACGAGCTCCAAGTTCTCAAAGAGAAAATGCTGGAACTTATGACCGGTGTCATGGACAATCGGTATTTACGTCAAGACAAACTAACACTCATCGCCCCTGATCTCGTTCAACATCTTACCACTCCTTCCGATCCTCTACGCTCCCCCATAATTGACTTTTTTCGGGCTCTCGCTGTCTGTCACTCTGTCCTCGCTGACACTCCTGATCAGTCCAAACCCTTCGAGCTTGAGTACAAGGCCGAAAGCCCTGATGAAGCAGCTTTAGTAGCTGCGGCTCGAGATATAGGATTCCCATTTGTTTCGAAGAACAGTCATTTCCTCGAAATAGTAGTTCTGGGTAAGCCAGAGAAATGGATTCCTCTCCGCATGCTCGAATTCAGTTCCAGTCGGAAGAGAATGAGTGTCGTCGCTCGAGACCCAAATGGGAAGATAGTTTTGTTCTGCAAAGGTGCAGACAGTGTCATCTACAATAGGCTGAGTGTCAATCATGATCAAGAATTAAAAGACGCAACCCTCAAGGATCTCGAAACCTTTGCGAACGGTGGTCTCCGGACGCTTTGTATCGCCTATCGGAATTTatcggaagaggaattCAGTGATTGGTCAAAAAAATATGACGCTGCAAGTGCAGCGACTGTTGaccgagaaggagagattgaGAAAGCTTGTGACCTGGTGGAGCATTCACTCACTATCCTTGGGGCGACGGCTCTCGAAGACAAGCTCCAAGAAGGAGTGCCTGATGCCATTGCGACGCTGCATCGTGCCGGTATCAAACTATGGATCCTGACAGGTGATAAGCTTCAGACAGCTATTGAAATCGGCTACAGCTGTAATCTTCTTACAAACGATATGGAAGTCATGATAATTTCGGCCGACTCTGAGGATGGCGCCCGCCAACAAATTGAAGCTGGTCTTAATAAGATTGCTTCCGTGGTTGGTCCACCTCCTACAACTTCGGGCGGAAGGATTATGACTGCTGGGATGAACCCCGCAGTTAAGTTCGCAGTTGTCATCGATGGAGAAAGCTTACGATATGCGTTGGAACCTTCGCTGAAAAGTTTGTTCTTATCTTTGGGGACGCAATGCGCGGCCGTCATCTGCTGTCGCGTTTCTCCCTCGCAGAAAGCGTCGACAGTCCGTTTG GTCAAAGAAGGTTGTAATGCTATGACCCTTGCAATCGGAGACGGGGCCAACGATGTTGCGATGATTCAAGAAGCTAATATTGGAGTCGGGCTTTACGGTCTTGAAGGCTCGCAAGCAGCGATGTCGGCAGATTATGCGTTTGGGCAGTTTAGATTTTTGACCAGATTGCTATTGGTtcatggaagatggagttATGTGCGAGTGGCCGATATGCACGCAAA cttcttctATAAGAATATTATATTCACTGTCTCGATGTTTTGGtttttcatcttcagcaG TTTCGATGCCACGTACTTGTTTGAGTACACTCTTCTACTCATGTATAACCTCTTTTTCACCTCCCTTCCCGTCGGTTTCCTCGGGGCTTTCGATCAAGACGTCAATCCTACCGCTGCCATGGTTTTTCCACAGCTTTACAAGCGTGGTATTGCTAGTCTTGAATATACCCGTACTCGTTTTTGGCTTTACATGTTTGACGGCTTGTATCAATCAGCAGTCATATTTTTCATCCCTTATTTCGCTTATGGAACGGGCGAAAGCTGGTCAAGTCAAGGAAGAGATACCAATTCTCTGTGGGATATCGGTACCACGGTGGCTTGCGCTGGCGTATTGTCGGCCAACGGCTACGTCAGCATCAATATTCGCTACTGGACAGTCATGACTTGGATAATCAATGTAGCATCGACTTTGCTCATATACATTTATATTCCGATCTACTCAGCTGTCACAGCACTACCTTACGCAGGAGAAGTCGGCGTCATATACCCCACATTCAGCTTCTGGGCAGTTATCTTGATTGCCACAATCATTGCTATCGGTCCGCGATGGCTCGTCCGTTCCTTTAAGCAGTCCTACTTCCCGCAGGATAAAGACATTATTCGCGAAGCGTGGGTCACTGGCCAACTCAAGCGAGATTTGGGAATCAAGAGCCGGaagcaaaaaagaagacaaaaCAAAGAGAAAGCGGATGCGGCCAGGTGTGAAGAGAACGAACAAGAACTAGAGGACGTGCCTGGATTGGAGCTAGTGACAGGGAAGGATCTTGTGCAGCAATTTCAAAAAGGCAACATGGAAGGGGATGCCTTCAGAGGATTGTACGAGCCCGCAGCCACGTATAGCCCTCGGAAGGAAGCAGTTCGTTCACCTCTTATGTCTGAAGAGAGTAGCCCTCGAAATATGCGCGCATATCATCCGGCCTACACAAACTACAGCACCAACGACATTTCTTCAATCCGCCAAATTCAAACAAGCATCCCTCCTCCATTTACCGCTCGCACGTCTTTTAACTCTGCTGAGCAACCATCGCCTCTCGGACAAAGCATTGCAAGCAGTGATCATAGTTTCCAAAATCCTTTACGCACGTATGACTgccatccttccccttcctccattcATCAAGTAGAGGCCGAGATCAGCCGAGAAGTTGGCCGACTTAAGCGAACCTCGAAGGACATTCAACGCGCGTCCTCGTTGTAcgataaagaagaagagtcggTGAGGATGTCTCGGGCTTCTTTGTTCTCCCAGAAGGGTTTTGAAGCGCTTCCACAGAGCGGTGACTCAAGGGGAAGCATTTCAAATCTATCGAGAAAACAGAGCATCAGCGTTTTGGGAGGGAGTGTGCCTGCATCGTGGAAAGATAGCAGCCCTCTCTCCAACGTGGACGAACTTGGCAGGGGAAACTTATCATCAATGAGAGGGGCGCTTGATGTGACTGCTAAACATAGTGAATTGTTTGAAAACCGGGTTGAAAATCAAAGTTGGAGGCCTTCCGATGACCATTTGCTTTATGCCCGAGAACGGTCCTCTTCTGCTGTTCAACAGACAAAGAACATATTTGACTTTACCGACGCTTCATCAAGTCAGTGGGGTGCGGAGGCCAGTAAGAAGGATAATGAATGGGAAGGTGCAGGATATGCCATATAA
- a CDS encoding DNA repair-related protein, putative, protein MARTGSRRQIDQLDSDNELARPHQSSQFKRAKTEPGTGDISSSDFNSDNDDAGMDMDDSSDESEYEEPSYEEEALLAAYSDLRRSQKGYVGSASSAGIIKSISLIDFMCHRHLTVDFGPRMNFVVGHNGSGKSAVLTAIAVALGGKANLTGRGTGLKDLIRTGAERAVITITLANSGDSAYRPEVYNPNIVIERTIHSNGSSGYKFKASKDGKTIANKRSELTSISDYFNINIDSPLTVLTQDQSRSFLQNADPSKLYKFFLNGTQLSNLLESYEASSQNIESLVNFIKRQREALPDLKAKVESYKRKIQASKKVMRQKRRNKQLLIELAWSYVIEKEKARDEKKSDVLELREKIEKVQEEIHKTDKELPQVNDAILETESDLKNLDESSKPLALAVRQAKARSQEASKELRSMQSSVAEIEEKIISEKSTLERLERKIEEQLRLNEPEQQEERRRLLQRRAKAEDILSKLQLERPARERERDDKFQAQKRAKEELQSINANLRDVNQSKAQMQRQIQNISRQANSRIAAFGLHIEPLLEEINSTNWKHSKPIGPMGMFVHLEDMRYADVLQVMLGSALCSFAVRDHEDRVKLSNILSKHFARGYRPGNFTARDGARIPTIYRHSGELFDFSNGDLSRHGPTILSKLRIENEEVLRILIDHHNIEKTMLAPTLIEGNRLMDDLLNKNVAQYVTVHCADLMTTSGTKSNRHSGPTNKYRGNPLFALDVGSEIAKCEAQLQDYESQCQQLCNSASMTENRIASLQQDMAKLSAGITDLQKKMIPLEKDLDQTKRKLADMASTEIDTSESIRDDLKERINELEMKLQEHNADIIKQEDVIKQLDADVVQKRAAFDAQAPTKELLLKNLESQVQRRTNILTRQSHWAQSLINYETKLEEAEEILVDLEQNVQEWTNKALDYAPEKINTIKTPAELEAERKALDQSITEASKALGVNLDELTAEYRLQRQRYQKANENIKDLNFLRIVLRKAMTNRHTWWHQTRSHIAIRAKTAFVVFESFRAMEGRLNFDHGHEKLSLVIHNQTTTESQDGTYTQISHYKGAKALSGGERSFSTVSLLLALWSTVPCPIRALDEWDVFLDAANRKVAAKNLMEGARESDGKQYILITPLDMQGIDTSGPDKKVIRMADPERGQGTLNMSR, encoded by the exons ATGGCGCGCACAGGATCAAGACGTCAAATAGACCAGCTTGATTCCGATAACGAATTGGCACGTCCTCACCAGAGTTCGCAG TTTAAACGTGCCAAAACGGAACCTGGCACGGGTGATATCTCCTCATCAGATTTCAACTCTGACAATGATGATGCGGGTATGGATATGGATGATTCAAGTGACGAATCGGAGTACGAAGAACCCAGctatgaagaagaagctttACTCGCCGCTTATTCGGATCTGAGGAGAAGCCAGAAAGGTTATGTTGGA tctgcttcttcagctgGTATTATCAAGTCCATATCCCTCATTGATTTCATGTGTCACCGACACTTGACTGTTGATTTCGGACCGAGGATGAATTTTGTTGTCGGCCACAACGGAA GTGGTAAATCCGCAGTTCTGACTGCCATTGCAGTAGCCCTTGGTGGCAAGGCCAATCTCACCGGCCGCGGAACTGGTCTTAAAGATCTGATACGCACAGGTGCAGAGCGTGCTGTCATCACCATTACTTTGGCCAACTCTGGCGATTCTGCTTATCGTCCCGAAGTCTACAATCCTAACATTGTCATCGAACGAACTATACATTCCAATGGTTCCTCCGGATATAAATTTAAGGCGTCAAAAGATGGCAAAACAATCGCAAACAAGAGATCTGAGCTCACTTCTATCTCCGACTATTTCAACATCAACATCGACTCGCCTCTCACAGTCTTAACTCAAGATCAATCTCGAAGTTTCCTACAGAATGCAGACCCCTCCAAACTGTACAAA TTTTTTTTGAACGGTACTCAGCTTTCGAATCTGCTTGAATCATATGAAGCGTCTTCCCAGAACATTGAGTCACTTGTTAACTTCATTAAGCGACAACGAGAAGCTCTTCCAGACCTGAAGGCCAAAGTTGAGAGCTACAAACGAAAGATTCAAGCGTCCAAAAAGGTCATGAggcaaaaaagaaggaacaaaCAACTCTTAATCGAGCTAGCATGGTCTTATGTTAtcgagaaagaaaaa GCTCGAGACGAGAAAAAATCAGACGTCCTCGAATTACGGGAAAAGATAGAAAAGGTCCAAGAAGAGATCCACAAAACTGAT AAAGAGTTGCCCCAAGTAAATGATGCGATCTTGGAGACAGAAAGTGATCTCAAGAATCTTGATGAATCTTCGAAACCACTTGCTTTGGCTGTCAGGCAAGCCAAAGCCAGGTCTCAAGAGGCTAGCAAAGAGCTCAGATCAATGCAG AGCTCCGTTGCGGAGATTGAGGAAAAGATTATCTCAGAAAAAAGTACGCTTGAGCGACTCGAAAGAAAAATTGAGGAACAACTCCGCCTCAATGAGCCGGAACAGCAGGAGGAGCGCAGACGCCTTCTCCAACGTCGGGCTAAAGCTGAGGATATATTGAGCAAACTACAGCTTGAGCGACCTGCCCGTGAAAGAGAACGTGACGACAAGtttcaagctcaaaaaCGAGCTAAAGAGGAACTGCAGTCGATCAACGCCAATTTAAGGGATGTAAATCAGTCAAAAGCTCAAATGCAACGCCAGATACAAAATATCAGTAGACAAGCCAATAGTAGAATAGCCGCTTTTGGTCTTCACATCGAACCTCTGCTCGAGGAAATCAACAGCACAAACTGGAAGCACTCTAAACCGATAGGCCCCATGGGTATGTTTGTTCATCTTGAAGATATGCGTTACGCGGATGTTCTTCAAGTAATGCTCGGATCTGCACTTTGCTCGTTTGCTGTCCGGGACCATGAAGACCGCGTCAAGCTGAGCAACATACTGAGCAAGCATTTCGCGCG AGGATATCGTCCGGGCAACTTTACCGCAAGGGATGGAGCTCGCATTCCTACTATCTATCGGCATTCTGGCGAATTGTTTGACTTTTCCAACGGCGACCTGAGCAGACATGGCCCCACTATATTGAGCAAGTTGCGC AtcgaaaatgaagaagtgCTTCGCATTCTAATCGATCATCATAACATCGAGAAGACTATGCTTGCACCTACTCTTATTGAAGGCAACAGATTGATGGACGATCTCTTGAACAAAAACGTTGCTCAGTATGTGACAGTCCACTGCGCGGATCTAATGACAACCTCTGGTACTAAATC AAATCGACACTCCGGACCTACTAACAAATATCGAGGCAATCCTCTTTTTGCCCTGGATGTGGGAAGTGAGATTGC GAAATGCGAAGCCCAACTTCAAGACTACGAATCGCAATGTCAACAACTGTGCAACTCCGCTTCTATGACCGAAAATCGCATTGCTTCTCTACAGCAAGACATGGCCAAGCTTTCT GCTGGTATCACCGATTTGCAGAAGAAAATGATCCCTTTAGAAAAAGATCTTGATCAGACCAAAAGAAAGCTGGCAGATATGGCTTCAACTGAAATCGATACTAGCGAATCCATCCGTGAC GActtgaaagaaagaattaaTGAACTTGAAATGAAGCTGCAGGAGCATAATGCGGACATCATCAAGCAGGAAGATGTCATCAAACAGCTAGATGCGGACGTCGTCCAAAAGCGAGCAGCTTTTGATGCCCAGGCTCCGACAAAAGAATTGCTTCTG AAAAATTTAGAGAGCCAAGTACAGCGCAGAACGAATATTCTGACTCGGCAGAGTCACTGGGCCCAATCATTGATCAATTACGAGACCAAGCTTGAGGAGGCAGAGGAAATTTTGGTGGATCTAGAGCAAAATGTCCAG GAATGGACCAATAAAGCACTGGACTATGCTCCTGAAAAAATCAACACCATCAAAACGCCAGCGGAACTGGAAGCTGAGCGAAAGGCCTTGGATCAGTCCATCACCGAAGCTTCCAAAGC CCTCGGCGTCAATTTGGATGAGCTGACCGCCGAATATCGTCTCCAAAGGCAACGATATCAGAAAGCGAATGAAAACATCAAAGATCTGAATTTCCTCCGAATTGTTCTTAGGAAGGCCATGACCAACAGACACACTTGGTGGCATCAAACCCGCAGCCATATTGCTATCCGGGCCAAAACGGCTTTCGTCGTGTTTGAGAGTTTTAGGgcaatggaaggaaggctgAACTTCGACCATGGGCATGAGAAGCTGTCGTTGGTT ATCCATAACCAGACGACCACGGAGTCCCAGGACGGCACTTATACACAGATATCGCATTATAAAGGTGCCAAAGCGCTTTCCGGCGGAGAGCGTTCCTTTTCTACGGTGTCTCTCCTTTTGGCCTTATGGTCTACTGTTCCTTGTCCTATCCGAGCTCTTGACGAATGGGATGTATTTCTAGATGCAGCGAACCGAAAGGTGGCTGCAAAGAACCTAATGGAGGGTGCCAGAGAGAGTGATGGGAAACAGTATATCTTAATTACCCCGTTGGATATGCAGGGTATTGACACCAGTGGACCCGACAAGAAAGTTATCAGGATGGCAGATCCTGAGAGAGGGCA GGGAACACTCAATATGAGTCGATAG